A single region of the Triticum dicoccoides isolate Atlit2015 ecotype Zavitan chromosome 2B, WEW_v2.0, whole genome shotgun sequence genome encodes:
- the LOC119366417 gene encoding fructan 6-exohydrolase-like: MARLPVAACIVALHLCLLLLPSSSLRRLSEAESSLVQHGGGSRPAYHFLPAKNWQNDPNGPMYHNGVYHLFYQYNPLGATWGSGNLSWGHSVSRDLVNWAALNTALDPTAPFDNNGCWSGSATILPGGIPALMYTGRIDAGKEAQVQNVAFPKNLADPLLREWVKPAYNPVISLPADVPGDRFRDPTTAWVGRDSLWRIAVAAKVGGPSGIASTLIYRSKDFRHWKRNTLPLYTSRAAGMVECPDLFPVAEPGVEEGRLGYTPGMASGVVRHVLKLSVMNTTEDYYMVGSYDDAADTFVPELDNERSLDDCRTWRRFDYGHVYASKSFFDVRKNRRVLWAWATESDNMDDDIAKGWSGVQTVPRKVWLDGDGKQLRQWPIEEIETLRSKQVVGLLGAQVNAGGVNKIFGAGAQVDVEAIFEIPSLEDAETLEPNWQLDPQKLCEEKSASVSGGVGPFGLLVMASGDLQEHTAVFFRVFRHNQNYKVLMCTDLTRSNGRDKVYKPPYGGFVDIDIEQHRKSISLRTLIDHSVVESFGGGGRTCITARVYPEHAENNNSHVFVFNNGTGVVKVSRLEAWRMARATVNVVHGR, from the exons GGCCGATGTACCACAACGGCGTGTACCACCTCTTCTATCAGTACAACCCGCTGGGCGCGACGTGGGGCTCCGGCAACCTCTCATGGGGTCACTCCGTCTCCCGAGACCTTGTCAACTGGGCTGCCCTCAACACCGCGCTGGACCCCACCGCCCCCTTTGACAATAATGGTTGCTGGTCAGGCTCCGCCACAATCCTCCCTGGCGGCATCCCGGCCTTGATGTACACCGGCCGCATCGACGCCGGCAAGGAGGCGCAGGTGCAGAACGTCGCCTTCCCCAAGAACCTTGCCGACCCGCTTCTCCGCGAGTGGGTCAAGCCCGCATACAACCCTGTGATATCACTCCCAGCCGACGTCCCCGGAGACAGGTTCCGTGACCCAACCACGGCATGGGTGGGCCGCGACAGCTTGTGGCGTATCGCCGTTGCGGCCAAGGTCGGCGGCCCTAGTGGCATTGCCTCCACGCTCATCTACCGGAGTAAGGACTttcgacactggaagcggaacaccTTGCCATTGTACACATCGCGTGCTGCCGGCATGGTCGAGTGCCCGGACCTATTCCCGGTGGCGGAGcctggcgtggaggaggggcgccTCGGCTACACGCCTGGAATGGCGAGTGGTGTTGTGAGGCATGTGCTGAAGCTGAGCGTGATGAACACGACCGAGGACTACTACATGGTTGGGAGTTACGATGATGCGGCCGACACCTTCGTGCCCGAGCTGGACAACGAGCGCAGCCTCGACGACTGCCGCACCTGGCGCCGCTTTGACTACGGCCATGTGTATGCGTCAAAGTCATTCTTTGACGTGCGCAAGAACAGACGTGTGCTATGGGCATGGGCCACTGAGTCGGACAACATGGACGACGACATCGCCAAGGGCTGGTCCGGCGTTCAG ACGGTTCCGAGGAAGGTGTGGTTGGACGGAGACGGTAAACAGCTACGGCAGTGGCCCATCGAGGAGATCGAGACGTTGAGGAGTAAACAAGTCGTCGGCTTGCTTGGAGCGCAGGTGAATGCCGGTGGCGTGAACAAGATCTTTGGCGCGGGTGcgcaggttgatgtagaggccatcTTTGAGATCCCATCCCTAGAAGACGCTGAGACTTTGGAGCCCAACTGGCAGCTGGACCCGCAGAAGCTATGCGAGGAGAAGAGTGCGTCCGTGTCGGGTGGGGTCGGCCCGTTCGGGCTACTCGTCATGGCATCCGGCGACCTGCAGGAGCACACCGCTGTCTTCTTTAGAGTGTTTAGACACAACCAGAACTATAAAGTTCTCATGTGCACCGACCTCACACG ATCGAATGGGAGGGACAAGGTCTACAAGCCGCCGTATGGAGGGTTTGTGGACATAGACATCGAGCAACACCGGAAGAGCATATCTCTTAGAACTTTG ATTGACCATTCGGTGGTGGAGAGCTTTGGAGGAGGGGGGCGGACGTGCATCACGGCCCGGGTGTACCCTGAGCATGCGGAGAACAACAATAGCCATGTGTTCGTGTTCAATAATGGGACCGGCGTCGTGAAGGTGTCTAGGCTCGAGGCATGGAGGATGGCAAGGGCTACCGTAAATGTTGTGCATGGCAGGTGA